The following is a genomic window from Solanum lycopersicum chromosome 6, SLM_r2.1.
TAATATGCATACATGTTTAGGGGCTACCTTTTTGTCCGTCCCCCGCCTTTAATAGCGTAgacttcttttcctttttattgaGTTAATGATCAACTATTATTTGCGCTCCAATTATCAGTTCgtatatttttctaattaaattattaacatacaCCTAGTCGAGAAGATGGTGATAATTCAGGTAAGGAAAAGGAAACTTTTGAAAATTAGCATTCTCTTCGAGATGTGTTTTAATACCTTAGAATTTGATAATTCAGATAGGAAAAGAGAATAAATTAGTGAAGCATCAGTAAAAATGATAGTTCTGGTGTGTTTTTGACCATTAGCGGTAAATTCGCATGATTTGGACTTTACTGCTCAAAAATTGGAACTGATTTCTAGCTTATGTGTTAGATTAACaaatttatgtttgtttggattttttattgcttttattAGTTATAGACTAGTATATGGGgttttgaaatttcatttccATTGGTCAAGTAGGAAGATTATGCTTGCTGCAGATTTTATCTCGTTGGTgaaatttgataataatttgTACTAAATTTTGTAGAGAAGTACAGACCCTATTCATGTGTAGTGGTTCTGGGAGTGAAGTTTGTTCTACTGAATTAGCCATGGAAGGTAAAATTCAGAAGCAAAAAGAACTTGTCCCTGATTTCTCCCTTTTGCTCGAGTTGTCGGCCTCGGATGATATTAGAAACTTCCAGAAGGCTGTAGAAGAGGAAGGCCATGACATCAATGAGGTGGGCTTATGGTATGTTAGGAGAGTTGGTGTAAAGAAGATGGGATATGAGGAGAGGACACCCCTTATGGTTGCTGCTACTTTTGGCAGCAAACAGGTGCTGAGTTATATGCTTGAGAAGGGTTGTGTTGATGTTAATCAAGCTTGTGGTTCGGATAGGGCTACTGCGCTTCACTGCGCAATTTCTGGTGGCTCTGCAGCTTTGCTTGAGGTTGTCAAGCTCTTGGTTGATGCTTCTGCTGATGTGAATTTGGTGGATTCAAACGGGAAACGAGCTGTTGACCTGATCTCTGGTCAGAGTTGTTGCCTCAACTCTAGGAGGAAGATACTGGAGCACTTGCTTGGAGGATCCAGCACCGACGAGGTGATTGATCAGATCATTTCTGAACAAGCAGAGGAACAACTGTTGTTGACTCCAACTGTATCTAAATTTGGGATCGAGAAGAAAGAGTATCCTGTCGATCCCTCTCTTCCGGACATAAAGAATGGGATATATGGGACTGATGACTTTAGAATGTACATATTTAAGGTGAAACCGTGCTCGAGAGCATACTCCCATGATTGGACAGAGTGCCCCTTTGTTCACCCTGGTGAAAACGCTAGAAGGCGTGACCCTAGTAAGTACCACTATAGTTGTGTCCCTTGTCCAGACTTTCGCAAGGGGACATGCCAAAGGGGAGACTCTTGTGAGTATGCACATGGTATTTTTGAGTGCTGGCTTCACCCTGCACAATACCGGACCCGTATGTGCAAGGATGAAACAAATTGCAATAGGAGGGTTTGTTTCTTTGCCCACAAACCTGAAGAACTTCGACCCTTGTATCCTTCCACGGGGTCTGCTGTTCTTTCCCCTAGATCATATTCCAGTGGCGCGTCGTCATTGGATATCACATCGATTACTCCACTAGCCCTTGGCTCTCCATCAGTTATGGTACCTCCTACTTCAACTCCACCTATGTCTCCTTCTGCAGGAGCTTCTTCTGTGGGTGGATCTTTGTGGACCTGCCTGTCCAGCCCTGCAACTCCAACCTTGCAACTGCCGATTAGTCGGTTAAAAACCGCAATCAATGCCAGAGACATGGATATAGGTAATGGTTATCTGATGCAAGATCAGCTGATGGATGAGTTATCTGCTCTTTCTTCGCCATCCAGGTGGAATAGTTCTTCAGCCAAAGCTGCTGCTTTTGCAGCTTCTTTAAATGATCGAAACGGTGAATTCAGTAGGCATGGTGGATTGAACCCCTCTAATCTTGATGATATAATAGCAAACCTTGATGCCAAGATACTGTCTCAGCTGCAAGGACTATCACTTGATGCTGTATCTCCCCAGCTGCAATCTCCCAAAGGGATGCAGATGCGACAGAACATGAACCAGCAACATATGTCAAGCTATTCCTCCAGTCAATCCTCACCGTCTTTTAGGACATCATCTTCATATGGAATTGATCCATCTAATGCTGCAGCGACAGCAGTTTTGAGTTCAAGGGCAGCTGCATTTGCCAAGCGAAGCCAGAGTTTCATTGATCGAAGTGGTGCAGGCCGTCTTCCTAATGCATCCGCTGTGCCTTCTAACCTCTCAGGTTGGGGTTCACCTGATGGTAAATTGGACTGGGGCATCCAGAAGGAAGAGCTCAATAAGTTGAGAAAATCTGCTTCCTTTGGTTTACGGAGCAGTGGCAGTAGGTTTCCTACTACAAGTGAATCCTCAGTTTCTGACTCGCTCGTTGAGCCTGATGTCTCTTGGGTTCAATCTCCGCATTCCCCTTCTATGACTTCGAGACAATTGGCTACGATGGAAGATCAACAGTATCGGTTGAATACTAGTCGAGGTTCTGAGACAATGCCAACATGGGTAGACCAGCTATACATGGAGCAGGAGCAGATTGTGCATTGATACTGCTCATGGAGTAATATCTAACAAGTTCTTTTGcaattttttgtattctttttcGTTATGATAAGCAGATAGGGGGCTACACAAAGGTCTTTCTTTGGACAGGGTGGAAGAATTCTGCTCTTACAAATATttgtatcttttattttttatttttaagttcaGAATTTTGATTAATCTCATCACTATAGACTATGTAACACGGCAATGAATAATGATACAAATGAAATTACTCTGATTCAAAAGCCAACATATCAAATTACACCTTCctacattattttttgttatagttATATGGTTTGTGATTTGTCTGAAATAAGTGTATGCAACGGGATGAAATTTGATTATTCAGAACGTATAATTGTCAGCGTACACGAATGATAAATTCTAGATAGATTGAACCATCAAATATTATCAATCTCAAAGGTCTCATTTCAAGCAGACGCAGATTAGGATTTACCTGTTATGAGTTtgaaattttagtcattttatattgtcaagttttaaattaataatttatatacatttgatgaattttgaataGAAGTATTTGTTCAACCGAACTTATTACTTATATACCAGCTTATCACCTTATTTCAAGGGCtcagaaataaaaaagaaaagaaaattaattttcaagaagaaaagTTTTATCGATTTTATGAACCCTACATAACATAAGTTTGGATTAATTGAGTCAAAATATTGAATGATGAATTTGGAGTGCTAAAGGTAGGGCAGGCCAAATTCAGAGATTTATGAAAAGGCGGTGCAATGAATAATGTGATGCAATATTTGGAGACAGTTCAAATCAAGTGGcaatattttaattagtcaATTGGCTTCAAAAGTCAAAAGTAGGAAAAGATGTAGAAATTTAATAGAGCCGCCCGATCCTATCTATTGGATAATAGATTGACGTTTACTTGCTAAATTATGGCCGGCAATATGGACTTTGGACCAGTTGAGTTTGTGCGAccgataaaaataaataatgttagaataaaattatactttttttgttttataaaaaatagtttaatttaatttgacattaaatttaagaaaataaagaaaattattgtattttatgattctaaattaaagttatattaaatgtataaaattgtccttaattttgtggtcttaaatatgCCACGTAGAAAGCTGAAAgtaaaatgttaccaaaaaaaaaatagatcatTCTTCtttgaacaaattaaaaaggaaggagattattcttttttaaactgcGGGAATAGCCAATAATATAGACTTTGTTCGATTGTCaagtttgaaataaattaatctCATATATATGAAAGGATATTTCTAGAATAACTTATTCTCAATCAAACACCCCTAAGAGTGTTTGTGCGCATATTAAATTATCTCAATGTcgaactaatttattttatttgaaaaaatggaagaaataatTGCAAATTTACTAGGATAAGATGAGATATCAAAATTAActttatatgatatttgatCAAGTTGATTAAGagtataacttttttttctctcttgaaTTTACTTTGATAATGACCTAATTAGATAAGATTTACTCGGATACTTGATTTTCCGGCCTTAACAAGATTATACTACTGTGGTgtcataatatattatatttaagaaggaataattgtatataatagtaaactaataacctaaaataaatggagtagctagggttttgatttaattgtgctccatagcaaacgtttgcaaaaattTGCCAGTCGCCTCTCTCTCAAAAATCTCGTTCACCACTCTTTCATTCTCGCTCCAATCTCTCACTAGCTTCCTTACTTTTTATATAAGTGTATAAAAAtggtttctatttgtataaagcagagaaaattgtataaatacagaTATTTTTGCGCCTTTCTCCCCttttccagatctcgctcgcaaccctcgcctttctcacttatacaaacagaagcgaaatgtataaattgcatttctgtttgtataaagcgtgagaaaattgtatatacatatgcaagtacatatattttcatcctatacacttataattatacaataaaaatactcccctgcccagtttcttttgcctttctctttttctcgttttataacaaattcaaattgtatctaatttctctctttctcattttatacaattcgattcaattgtatattccttgttcAAGTCTCTTTtatctctctttctcattttatacaaattcaaattgtatataatcattctatacacttataatcatACAATTCGTTTCAAACACTTTGTTTATACAATTCTCTATCCAAgtgtttttctctttctcgttttatacacttcgttttatacaatttgcttcaactctatatgtatagcgaattatacagtttctatgtttgctatgaagcgcaattatgcaaactttgcgaaaatataaaaatatgaaatttttatttgttatatgctAAAGGTGTCCATTTAAGAGCCTTTACTTAACAAGATTGTACTCTTCTAAATAATAGGgtatacataaaaaatagtcCCTAAATTCATTAAGGACTACAAAGCCAA
Proteins encoded in this region:
- the LOC101257277 gene encoding zinc finger CCCH domain-containing protein 66 isoform X2, whose product is MVIIQTLFMCSGSGSEVCSTELAMEGKIQKQKELVPDFSLLLELSASDDIRNFQKAVEEEGHDINEVGLWYVRRVGVKKMGYEERTPLMVAATFGSKQVLSYMLEKGCVDVNQACGSDRATALHCAISGGSAALLEVVKLLVDASADVNLVDSNGKRAVDLISGQSCCLNSRRKILEHLLGGSSTDEVIDQIISEQAEEQLLLTPTVSKFGIEKKEYPVDPSLPDIKNGIYGTDDFRMYIFKVKPCSRAYSHDWTECPFVHPGENARRRDPSKYHYSCVPCPDFRKGTCQRGDSCEYAHGIFECWLHPAQYRTRMCKDETNCNRRVCFFAHKPEELRPLYPSTGSAVLSPRSYSSGASSLDITSITPLALGSPSVMVPPTSTPPMSPSAGASSVGGSLWTCLSSPATPTLQLPISRLKTAINARDMDIGNGYLMQDQLMDELSALSSPSRWNSSSAKAAAFAASLNDRNGEFSRHGGLNPSNLDDIIANLDAKILSQLQGLSLDAVSPQLQSPKGMQMRQNMNQQHMSSYSSSQSSPSFRTSSSYGIDPSNAAATAVLSSRAAAFAKRSQSFIDRSGAGRLPNASAVPSNLSGWGSPDGKLDWGIQKEELNKLRKSASFGLRSSGSRFPTTSESSVSDSLVEPDVSWVQSPHSPSMTSRQLATMEDQQYRLNTSRGSETMPTWVDQLYMEQEQIVH
- the LOC101257277 gene encoding zinc finger CCCH domain-containing protein 66 isoform X1, with product MQELREVQTLFMCSGSGSEVCSTELAMEGKIQKQKELVPDFSLLLELSASDDIRNFQKAVEEEGHDINEVGLWYVRRVGVKKMGYEERTPLMVAATFGSKQVLSYMLEKGCVDVNQACGSDRATALHCAISGGSAALLEVVKLLVDASADVNLVDSNGKRAVDLISGQSCCLNSRRKILEHLLGGSSTDEVIDQIISEQAEEQLLLTPTVSKFGIEKKEYPVDPSLPDIKNGIYGTDDFRMYIFKVKPCSRAYSHDWTECPFVHPGENARRRDPSKYHYSCVPCPDFRKGTCQRGDSCEYAHGIFECWLHPAQYRTRMCKDETNCNRRVCFFAHKPEELRPLYPSTGSAVLSPRSYSSGASSLDITSITPLALGSPSVMVPPTSTPPMSPSAGASSVGGSLWTCLSSPATPTLQLPISRLKTAINARDMDIGNGYLMQDQLMDELSALSSPSRWNSSSAKAAAFAASLNDRNGEFSRHGGLNPSNLDDIIANLDAKILSQLQGLSLDAVSPQLQSPKGMQMRQNMNQQHMSSYSSSQSSPSFRTSSSYGIDPSNAAATAVLSSRAAAFAKRSQSFIDRSGAGRLPNASAVPSNLSGWGSPDGKLDWGIQKEELNKLRKSASFGLRSSGSRFPTTSESSVSDSLVEPDVSWVQSPHSPSMTSRQLATMEDQQYRLNTSRGSETMPTWVDQLYMEQEQIVH
- the LOC101257277 gene encoding zinc finger CCCH domain-containing protein 66 isoform X3; the encoded protein is MCSGSGSEVCSTELAMEGKIQKQKELVPDFSLLLELSASDDIRNFQKAVEEEGHDINEVGLWYVRRVGVKKMGYEERTPLMVAATFGSKQVLSYMLEKGCVDVNQACGSDRATALHCAISGGSAALLEVVKLLVDASADVNLVDSNGKRAVDLISGQSCCLNSRRKILEHLLGGSSTDEVIDQIISEQAEEQLLLTPTVSKFGIEKKEYPVDPSLPDIKNGIYGTDDFRMYIFKVKPCSRAYSHDWTECPFVHPGENARRRDPSKYHYSCVPCPDFRKGTCQRGDSCEYAHGIFECWLHPAQYRTRMCKDETNCNRRVCFFAHKPEELRPLYPSTGSAVLSPRSYSSGASSLDITSITPLALGSPSVMVPPTSTPPMSPSAGASSVGGSLWTCLSSPATPTLQLPISRLKTAINARDMDIGNGYLMQDQLMDELSALSSPSRWNSSSAKAAAFAASLNDRNGEFSRHGGLNPSNLDDIIANLDAKILSQLQGLSLDAVSPQLQSPKGMQMRQNMNQQHMSSYSSSQSSPSFRTSSSYGIDPSNAAATAVLSSRAAAFAKRSQSFIDRSGAGRLPNASAVPSNLSGWGSPDGKLDWGIQKEELNKLRKSASFGLRSSGSRFPTTSESSVSDSLVEPDVSWVQSPHSPSMTSRQLATMEDQQYRLNTSRGSETMPTWVDQLYMEQEQIVH